The following is a genomic window from Amycolatopsis sp. BJA-103.
AGGAAGCCTTCGGCCTCCAGACTGCGGATGGCCTCGCGCACCGGGACCCGCGAGACGCCGAGGTCCTCGGCGAGTTCGCGTTCGACGAGCCGGTCCCCCGGTTTCAACCGCCCGGTGAGGATCCGTTCGCGCAGCTCGTCCCGGACCCGTTGCCGGGTCGCGCCCAGCGGCTGCCGCGGTCCTTCCTCGGCCACCCGATCTCCCCTCGACACAGCCGTAACAGCTCGTAACCCGAGTTTATCGGCAGAAACCTTGACGACGGGCCACCGCGGTTGTCCGCGGTCATCGCGCTCGTGCCGTTCTTCGCCCCCGCGGCGCCGTACTCGTGGTTCATCGGCACCGCTTCCGCGGCCGCGCGGGCCGGGCACCGAGATCCTGGCCAGAACGCCGTTGTGGAGCCCTGAATCCGCGGAGGGGCGGCCTGGGCAGCTTTCTGAGCGCGGCGGCCGTCCTCGGCCTCCTGAACGGCCTGGACGAGCAGTTCGACGCGCTCGTGATGGCCGGTTTCGGCGAACATGGGCAGGAAGGCGCGCGAGACCTCCTCGACGTCACGCCCGCCCGCTCCCCAAAACCCTTCTCTGGCCCCGCAACTAGAGGACGAAACGCGGGGGGTCAGTTGCCCGCGGCGGCGATTCCGGGGGCGGGAGCCTGGGCGTTGCCCGCGATCCCGTAGCGTCCGGCGCCGCCTTCGAGCTGCTCGCGCAGCGCCATGATCGTGGTGACCCGGCCCGCCGCGGTCTCCGCGTTGTCCACAGTGGACAGAATCGAGGTCGACGAGGTGTCGGCGCGGACGACGCCGATCGCGCCGGTGCCGTCGGCGGATCCCGCGTCGCCCGCCAGTACCGTGCCCGCGCCGGACCGGTCGAGCTGGGCGGCGAAGCGCGCGACGGTCGAAGCACGGTCACCGGCGCCGTCGCCGGTGTACTTGGAGCCGGTGAGGACGATCGCGAGCTGCGCGGGTTTGACGTCCTGGCCCGCCTTGAGGAAACCGCCGTCGGTGAGGCCGCCGAGCGCGGCGGCGAGTTCCACCGGCGTCGACTGCGGCTGCGCGTTGTCCTTGTTCAGCAACGCCACCGAGCCGAGCAGCGCGCCGGCGAGGGTGCCGGGGTCGCCCGCGGTCGGGAACTGGACACCGGCGGGCTGCAGGCGCGTCACGACATCACGCAGCTGATCGGACCGCATCGGGTCGGAGAACGCCTCGGTCAGCTGGATCTCGCCAGTGACGGCGGCACCCGCCTGCCCGACGAGCTGCTTGAGCGCGTCGCGGTCCGCGGGCTTCGCGTCCTCTGTGGTCACCAGCACCACCGAACGCTTGTCCAGCTGACCGGCGACGACCTTCGGGCCCATGGCCCCGGCGAACGTGTCCGCGTCGCTGAGCCGGGCGTTGAGCGAATTGCGCTGCGCCTCCAGATCCGCGACCTGGGAGCCCAGGTCCTCCTTCTGGCTGGCGAGCCCCGAAAGCAGCGAACCGTTCAGGGCGGTGGACCCGAGCACCACCCCGAGCGCGAGCGCCAGGAAGCAGGCGGCGATGGAAACGATGTGGTACCGCAGAGAAATCACGTGAAGAGTCCCTTGCCCCAGGCGATGAACGAGTTCCAGGTGTCGCGGATCCAGTCGAGGTAGACCGAACCCACGTCGGAGACGAGCAGTGCGGCCGCGACGGCCACCAAGGTCGCCAGTACCAGCAGCACGATGGCGCCGATCGACACCCGGCTGCGGTGCAGCGTCGCGACGGCCTTGCCGTCCACCAGTTTCGTGCCGAGCTTGAGCCTGGTGAGAAACGTCGACGGGTTCGACCCGGACCGGCCGTGGTCGAGGAATTCCCGCAGTGTCGCCTGGAAACCGACCGTGACCACCAGACTCGCCTCGTGCGCGTCCGCCAGCAGGAGCGCGAGGTCCTCGGCGTTGCCCGTCGCGGGGAAGGTGACCGCGCCGATCCCGAGGTCCTGGATGCGCTCGACGCCCGGCGCGTGCCCGTCCGGCTGCGCCGGGACCACGACCTCACCGCCGCTGCGGAGCGTCTCGGCGCCGATGCCGTGCGGGTCGCCGACGATGACGTCCGGCTGGTACCCCTGCGCGCGCAGGGTGTCCGCCCCGGCGTCGACACCGATCAGCACCGGCCGGTGCTCGGAAATGTACTTCTTCAGCTTCTTGAGGTCTTCGGCGTGCCCGTTGCCGCCCGCGACCACGAGGGCGTGCCGGTCCTTCAACGGGACTCGGATCTCCGGCACCCCGACACCGTCGAGAATGAGGCTGCGTTCCCGGCGCAGGAATTCGATCGTGTTCGCGGAGAACGCCTCCAGCTGGGTGGACATCCCTGCCTTGGCCTCGATCATCTGATCCGCGACGCTCTCGCGCGTCTGCTGGATCCCCGATCCGAGCTGCCGCTCACCGATGTAGACGACGCCCTCGTGCAGGCGGAGTTTCGTGCCGTCCTTCACCTTGCGCAGCAGTTCGCCGCCGACCGAATCCACCAGCGGGATCCCCGCCTCGAGCAGGATCTCCGGGCCGAGGTTGGGGAACCGGCCGGAGATCGACGGCGAGGCGTTCACCACCGCCGCGACTTCGGCCTCCACCAAGGCGTCGGCCGTCGAACGGTCGAGATCGAGCTGGTCGAGGACGACGATGTCGCCCGGGCTCAGCCGGCGGAGAAGCTCGCGCGTACGCCTGTCGACCCTGGCGACGCCGGTGATACCGGGGAGGGTCTCTTGGTTACGAGTGAGCAAGCCGGTGAGCTTCATGCGACCGATAGTGACAAATCCGCGCGGCCTTCTGCGTCCGCCACGCCGATGGAAACACGCCGATTAACCCACACCGGGTCGGGCTACGCCGGTTGTCCCACGATGGGGTCGACCCGGTTTCGGAGCGTTATTTCGCCTTCTTGCGCTTTCCGCCACGACGGGCTTTGGGCTTGTCCGGCGCGCTCTTGTCGGCCTCGGCGACGGCGAGCAATTCCTCCGCGTGCGCGCGGCCGGTCTCGGTGCTTTCCATTCCGGCGAGCATGCGCGCGAGTTCGACGACGCGTTCCGATTGTTCGAGGACGCGCACGCCACTGCGGGTCACCCCGCCGCTCGTGCCCTTGTCCACCACCAGATGCTGATCGGCGAACGCCGCCACCTGCGGCAGGTGCGTGACCACGAGGACCTGGTGACTGCGCGCCAGCCGCGCGAGCCGCCTGCCGATCTCGACCGCGGCACGGCCGCCGACCCCGGCGTCGACCTCGTCGAACACCAGCGTCTGCACGGTGTCCGCATGCGCGAGGACGACCTCGATCGCCAGCATCACGCGGGAAAGCTCACCGCCGGAAGCGGCCTTGTGCACGGGAAGCGGCGGGGCGCCGTTGTGCGCGCGCAGCAGCAGTTCGACATCGTCGATCCCATCGGGACCGGCGTGCACGAGCCTGCCTTCGACCTTCACCGCGTGCGAATCGCTCTCGTCCACCGTGCGCCGCTCGACGGTGATCTCGATCTCCGCCTGTCCCATGGCGAGCCCGGACATCTCGGCGGTGATCGCCTCGGCCAGTTCGGCGGCGGCCTCGACGCGCGCCTCCGACAGACGGAGGGCGTGCTCGGCGAGGGTCACGGCGAGCGCGTCACGGCGAGTGGCCAGTTCGGACAGTGCCTCCTCGGAGGTGTCCATCGTGGACATCCGGCGGCGGGCGTCGTCGGCCCAGGCGAGCACACCGTCCACATCGGCCGCGTACTTGCGTGTGAGCCGCTTCAAGTCGGCCTGGCGCGCGAGCACCTTCTCCAGGAGCGCGGGATCGGCGTCGAGCGTTTCGAGGTAGCTGCCCAGCTCGGTGCTCACTTCGGACAACAGCACCGACGCTTCGTCCAGCCGGGGCCCGAGTTCACGCAGCACGGCGTCCTCGGAACCGGTCAGGTGGCGCGTCGCCTCGCCGATCAGTCCCAGCGCGCCGGGCGCGTCCGGATCCCCTTCCGCCGATCCGGCGACGGCGGCGTGCGCCGCGCTGGACGCGGACCGCAGTTCGTCGACCGCGGCCAGGCGCTTGATCTGCTCGGTGAGTTCGGTGTCCTCGCCGGGTTCCGGCGCGACGGCGTCGATTTCGGCGAGCCCGTGTCGCAGCAGGTCGGCCTGCTGGGCCATCTCGCGGGAGCGGGTGGAGCGCTCGGTCAGTTCGGCGACGACGGCGAGCCAGTCGTCCCGGACCGCGCGGTACTGCTCCAGCGGTTCGGTGACGGCCTCGCCGGCGAACCGGTCGATCACCGCGCGCTGCTCGGCCGGCCGCAGCAGCCTCAGCTGATCGTTCTGCCCGTGGACGGCGATCAGCTGCTCGGACAGGTCGGCGAGCACGCCGACCGGCACCGAACGGCCACCGAGGTGAGCACGGGACCGGCCGTCGACCGAGACCGCGCGCAGCGCGATGACACTGCCGTCCTCGTCGACCTCCGCCCCGGCGTCGGTGACGATCCGGGTGGCGCCCTCGGCACCGCCCAGCTCGAATCGGCCTTCCACGAAGGCCTTCAGCATTCCCGTTCGCACCTTGGACACTTCGGCTCGGCCGCCGGAGAGCAGGTGCAACCCGCTGACGACCATCGTCTTGCCCGCACCCGTCTCACCGGTGACCACGGTGAAGCCCGCGTGCAGTTCCAGCAGGGCGTCCTCGATGACTCCGAGGCCCTGGATGCGCATCTCGGCCAGCACGACGCCCACCGTAGCGGCCCACCCCGACCGTTCCCGCACCCGCCACGTCATGAAAGGGGCTTTCAAGACGTTTTTCGTCCTGAAAGCCCCTTTCATGACATCCGTCAGCGGGCGTGTCGCTCCCGCCAGCCTTTGATCGGCAACGAGAACTTGTGCACCAGCCGGTCGGTGAACGGGCCTTCCCACAGCCGGATCAGCCGCACCGGCACCCGGCCGCAGGTGACCCGCACGGACGCGCCGGCGGGAAGATCGAAGGTCCGCGATCCGTCGCAGGTCAGAACGGCGGGCGACCCGTCCGGATCGATGGCGACGGTGATCTCCGAGTCACGGGAGACGACCAGCGGCCGGGAGAACATCGCGTGCGCGTTGCTCGGGACCACCAGGAGCGCCTGGACGTCCGGCCAGATGATCGGGCCGCCCGCGGAGAACGCGTACGCCGTCGAGCCGGTCGGCGTGGCGCACAGGACGCCATCGCAGCCGAAGGACGACACGGGCCTTCCGTCGACCTCGATGAGCGCGTCCAGCACTCGCTCACGCGAACTCTTCTCGACGCTGGCCTCGTTGAGCGCCCACGTGTGGACGGTCTCCTCACCGTCGACACTGACCACGACGTCGACGGTCATCCGCTCTTCGACCTGGTAGTCGCCGTCGACGGCGCGCTGGACGGTGTCCGCGAGCTTGTCCGAATCGGCCTCGGCGAGGAAGCCGACGCGGCCGAGGTTCACGCCGAGCACGGGGACGCCGTTCGGCCTGGCGAGTTCCGCGGCCCGCAGGAGCGTGCCGTCACCGCCGAGAACGAACACCAGCTCGGTCCCGGCGGCGGGGTCCTGCTCCGGCGCCATGACCGTGCAGGGCGCGCCGATCCCGCCGTCCGCCTCGAGCATCTCCCGGACGTCCTCGTCGAGTACCCGCAGCCGCACACCGGCCTTGGCGAAACGGGCCGACACCTCGCGTGCCGCGTCCCGGGTCGCGTCCCGGTCCGGGTGCACGACGAGCAGCACCTCGCGATCGCTCATTGGGGTCCCTCCAGGACTGCGGTCCGGACGAGCCGTTCGGCGTCGGTGCCGATGGTCTCTCCCGCCCCGCGGGTAAGCCAGACGAAGTATTCGACGTTCCCGGACGGCCCGGGGAGCGGGCTCGCCACGACGCCACGCAGGCGCAGATCCAGCTTCTCGGCCTCGGCGAGCACGCCGAGCACCGATTCGACCCGCAGCTCGGGATCACGGACGACGCCACCGCTGCCGAGCCGGTCCTTGCCGACCTCGAACTGCGGTTTCACCATCGGCACCAGGTCGGCGCCGTCCCGCGCGCAGGCGGCCAGCGCGGGAAGCACGATTTTGAGCGAGATGAACGAGAGGTCCCCGACCACGAGGTCGACCTGCCCGCCGAGGTCCTCCGGGGTCAGGTTGCGGACGTTCGTCTTGTCGAGGACGACCACGCGGTCGTCGGTGCGCAGGCGCCAGTCCAGCAGACCGCGGCCGACGTCGGCCGCGATCACCGTGGCGGCGCCACCTCGCAGCAGGACATCGGTGAAGCCACCGGTCGAGGCGCCCGCGTCGAGGCAGCGCTTTCCCTCGGTGGAAAGACCTTGCGGGGTGAAGGCTTCGAGCGCGCCGAGCAGTTTGTGCGCGCCTCGGGAGGCCCAGCCGGGATCGTCGCTGTCGCGCACCACGATCGGCGCGCCGGACTCGACCCCGGTCGCGGGTTTGGTGGCCACCATCCCGCGCACGCTGACCTTGCCCTCGGCGATCAGAGCGGACGCTTGCTCGCGGGAGCGGGCGAGACCCCGCCGGACGAGCTCCGCGTCCAGGCGGGCGCGTTTGGGCACGCGGTCAGACCTTGTCGATGGTGGACAGTGCCACCGTCAGCTCGGTGTGCACGGCTTCGAAGCGATCGACGTGCTCCGAGAGCGGAAGCGAGGCCAGGTCGTCGAGACCCGCCACGGCCTCGTCGACCCCGGCGCGGGGGTCCGTGTCCTGCTGCGCGAAGTGGTCTGCCTGGATCGCCGGTGGTCCGGGTACCGGCGGGGGGCCGGGCACCGGCGGTCGCGGGACGGGGTGGTGGTGGTCTTGCACCCCACCAAGTTAGCAGCGCTGGTCAGGCGAGGCGCAGCTCGCCGAGCGCGGCGCGGGCGGTGTCGCCCACACCACGGACCTCGGTGATCCCCGACTCCCAGGCCACCGCGCACAACGCGCGCAGCAGGTCCAGGGAGTCACCTTCACCCTCGGCCTCGAGCACGTCACCCTGTGCGGTGACGCGCCAGCCGGCTTTGGGCCCGATTTCGAGCAGATCCGCGCGGTCACTCAACCCGGTCAGGTCCTGCGCGAGGTAACGCGGACGCTCTTCGGGCCTCGCTTCGAGCAAGGACGCCGCGTCGGCGACACCGGTCATGACGCAGAGCGCGTCGATCCCGGCCGCGACAGCGCCCTCGATGTCGGTGTCGAGCCTGTCGCCCACCACGAGTGCCCGCTCCGCGCCCGCGTCCCGGGCCGCCGTGGTGAACAGCAGTGGCGCCGGCTTGCCCGCCACCAGCGGTTCGAGGCCGGTGGCGTGGCGCAACGCGGCCACCATCGACCCGTTGCCCGGCAGCAGACCGCGCTCGGTCGGCAAGGTCGCGTCGACGTTGGTCGCCACCCACAGCGCGCCCGCGCGGATGGCGAGACACGCCTCCGCGAGAGCGGCCCAGGTGTTGTCCGGGGAGTGCCCCTGGACCACGGCCGCCACGTCCGGACCGGCTTCCCGGACCGTCCGCAGCCCCGCCGACTCGATTTCGGCGGCCAGCGACTCCGTACCCACGACGAGCACGACGGCGCCCTGAGGCAGCCGCTCACCCAACAGGGTGGCGGCCGCCTGAGAGCTCGTGTGGACCTCTTCGG
Proteins encoded in this region:
- a CDS encoding TlyA family RNA methyltransferase, which encodes MPKRARLDAELVRRGLARSREQASALIAEGKVSVRGMVATKPATGVESGAPIVVRDSDDPGWASRGAHKLLGALEAFTPQGLSTEGKRCLDAGASTGGFTDVLLRGGAATVIAADVGRGLLDWRLRTDDRVVVLDKTNVRNLTPEDLGGQVDLVVGDLSFISLKIVLPALAACARDGADLVPMVKPQFEVGKDRLGSGGVVRDPELRVESVLGVLAEAEKLDLRLRGVVASPLPGPSGNVEYFVWLTRGAGETIGTDAERLVRTAVLEGPQ
- a CDS encoding copper transporter — its product is MISLRYHIVSIAACFLALALGVVLGSTALNGSLLSGLASQKEDLGSQVADLEAQRNSLNARLSDADTFAGAMGPKVVAGQLDKRSVVLVTTEDAKPADRDALKQLVGQAGAAVTGEIQLTEAFSDPMRSDQLRDVVTRLQPAGVQFPTAGDPGTLAGALLGSVALLNKDNAQPQSTPVELAAALGGLTDGGFLKAGQDVKPAQLAIVLTGSKYTGDGAGDRASTVARFAAQLDRSGAGTVLAGDAGSADGTGAIGVVRADTSSTSILSTVDNAETAAGRVTTIMALREQLEGGAGRYGIAGNAQAPAPGIAAAGN
- the recN gene encoding DNA repair protein RecN, yielding MLAEMRIQGLGVIEDALLELHAGFTVVTGETGAGKTMVVSGLHLLSGGRAEVSKVRTGMLKAFVEGRFELGGAEGATRIVTDAGAEVDEDGSVIALRAVSVDGRSRAHLGGRSVPVGVLADLSEQLIAVHGQNDQLRLLRPAEQRAVIDRFAGEAVTEPLEQYRAVRDDWLAVVAELTERSTRSREMAQQADLLRHGLAEIDAVAPEPGEDTELTEQIKRLAAVDELRSASSAAHAAVAGSAEGDPDAPGALGLIGEATRHLTGSEDAVLRELGPRLDEASVLLSEVSTELGSYLETLDADPALLEKVLARQADLKRLTRKYAADVDGVLAWADDARRRMSTMDTSEEALSELATRRDALAVTLAEHALRLSEARVEAAAELAEAITAEMSGLAMGQAEIEITVERRTVDESDSHAVKVEGRLVHAGPDGIDDVELLLRAHNGAPPLPVHKAASGGELSRVMLAIEVVLAHADTVQTLVFDEVDAGVGGRAAVEIGRRLARLARSHQVLVVTHLPQVAAFADQHLVVDKGTSGGVTRSGVRVLEQSERVVELARMLAGMESTETGRAHAEELLAVAEADKSAPDKPKARRGGKRKKAK
- a CDS encoding NAD kinase, which produces MSDREVLLVVHPDRDATRDAAREVSARFAKAGVRLRVLDEDVREMLEADGGIGAPCTVMAPEQDPAAGTELVFVLGGDGTLLRAAELARPNGVPVLGVNLGRVGFLAEADSDKLADTVQRAVDGDYQVEERMTVDVVVSVDGEETVHTWALNEASVEKSSRERVLDALIEVDGRPVSSFGCDGVLCATPTGSTAYAFSAGGPIIWPDVQALLVVPSNAHAMFSRPLVVSRDSEITVAIDPDGSPAVLTCDGSRTFDLPAGASVRVTCGRVPVRLIRLWEGPFTDRLVHKFSLPIKGWRERHAR
- the steA gene encoding putative cytokinetic ring protein SteA; the encoded protein is MKLTGLLTRNQETLPGITGVARVDRRTRELLRRLSPGDIVVLDQLDLDRSTADALVEAEVAAVVNASPSISGRFPNLGPEILLEAGIPLVDSVGGELLRKVKDGTKLRLHEGVVYIGERQLGSGIQQTRESVADQMIEAKAGMSTQLEAFSANTIEFLRRERSLILDGVGVPEIRVPLKDRHALVVAGGNGHAEDLKKLKKYISEHRPVLIGVDAGADTLRAQGYQPDVIVGDPHGIGAETLRSGGEVVVPAQPDGHAPGVERIQDLGIGAVTFPATGNAEDLALLLADAHEASLVVTVGFQATLREFLDHGRSGSNPSTFLTRLKLGTKLVDGKAVATLHRSRVSIGAIVLLVLATLVAVAAALLVSDVGSVYLDWIRDTWNSFIAWGKGLFT
- a CDS encoding HAD-IIA family hydrolase, whose protein sequence is MADALSAGYDAVLFDLDGTVYHGSTVVPGAPEALRALRDGGTAVRWVTNNASKAPAQVSEHLEALGLPATPEEVHTSSQAAATLLGERLPQGAVVLVVGTESLAAEIESAGLRTVREAGPDVAAVVQGHSPDNTWAALAEACLAIRAGALWVATNVDATLPTERGLLPGNGSMVAALRHATGLEPLVAGKPAPLLFTTAARDAGAERALVVGDRLDTDIEGAVAAGIDALCVMTGVADAASLLEARPEERPRYLAQDLTGLSDRADLLEIGPKAGWRVTAQGDVLEAEGEGDSLDLLRALCAVAWESGITEVRGVGDTARAALGELRLA